From Brassica oleracea var. oleracea cultivar TO1000 chromosome C3, BOL, whole genome shotgun sequence, a single genomic window includes:
- the LOC106333455 gene encoding polycomb group protein EMBRYONIC FLOWER 2-like isoform X1: MPVNPLIIRKTSSMIDQMDMEHFRAHMSDEEKIAAEESLKATYCPPVEFYIFFQRRAIKNPLFLQRSLNYKIEAKHQRRIQMTLFLPGSKDAAGVETQELFPLFIMLASLVSSKTTAKSSAIYKFSRTCILTGDDGVSQPQANFLLPRMDRLALDAKSGSLVILFISFAGAQNSQSGIDSSKIHSGNIGGHCLWSKIPLESLYSSWKEYPNMDLGEKATSVSLVEMQPCFLQLMSMSEKFVEIQVPSNPLTSSSPQQVQVTISAQEVGATENPPYRSSFSFNDFPASSVVLPIHRLRKGQVAFNYSYYNNKLQKTEVTGDFTCPFCLVKCASFKGLECHMPSTHDLFNFEFWVNEKYPAVNVSLKSEVTFTETNKGDPNARLEPYPFSSMKSSRRKQKTPARNPRPRPIKTDDAADSVKSEKSQIPPGGAESSSQTVPPGMGPADLQMMNMWNSFMKKHRVITGGCIACGCEAFSKLHGPFLVRNLDLLWCWKKYIWTLKIYGRLDAQTLNNCMVLFEQLAN, encoded by the exons ATGCCAGTCAATCCTCTCATCATTCGTAAAACCTCTTC AATGATAGATCAGATGGACATGGAACACTTCCGTGCGCATATGTCTGACGAGGAGAAGATTGCTGCTGAAGAGAGCCTCAAAGCAACGTATTGCCCGCCTGTAGAGTTCTACATCTTTTTCCAGCGTCGTGCTATTAAGAAT CCCTTGTTTCTTCAGCGAAGTTTGAATTATAAGATTGAAGCCAAACATCAAAGGAG AATACAAATGACTTTGTTCCTTCCGGGCAGTAAAGATGCTGCTGGTGTAGAAACTCAAGAACTCTTTCCTCTTTTTATTATGCTGGCAAGCCTCGTTTCTTCTAAGACTACCGCCAAG TCTTCTGCAATATATAAGTTCAGTCGAACATGTATCCTAACTGGGGATGATGGAGTTAGTCAACCTCAAGCCAATTTTCTTCTCCCTCGAATGGATAGACTCGCGTTGGATGCAAAATCAGGATCACTCGTTATCTTATTTATCAGCTTTG CTGGTGCGCAAAATTCTCAATCTGGCATTGATTCAAGCAAGATCCATTCAG GAAACATAGGTGGACATTGCCTATGGAGCAAAATACCCTTGGAATCTCTCTATTCTTCGTGGAAGGAATATCCAAATATGGACTTGGGAGAGAAAGCAACTTCAGTCTCTCTTGTTGAAATGCAGCCTTGCTTTTTACAG CTAATGTCTATGAGTGAGAAGTTTGTCGAGATTCAGGTTCCCAGCAATCCCCTCACCTCG AGCTCACCGCAGCAAGTCCAAGTCACCATATCTGCACAAGAGGTTGGAGCAACGGAAAATCCTCCTTATCGTTCTTCATTTTCATTTAATGACTTCCCTGCCTCTTCAGTAGTGTTGCCAATTCACAG GTTGAGAAAAGGACAAGTAGCTTTCAATTACAGTTACTATAACAACAAATTACAGAAAACTGAAG TAACTGGAGACTTTACTTGTCCATTCTGCTTAGTAAAATGTGCCAGTTTTAAG GGCCTGGAGTGTCACATGCCATCAACCCATGATCTCTTCAATTTCGAATTTTGG GTAAATGAAAAATATCCGGCTGTAAATGTGTCTCTCAAGAGTGAGGTAACGTTCACCGAG ACTAATAAGGGCGACCCTAACGCAAGGCTGGAACCATACCCTTTCTC TTCAATGAAATCCAGCCGTAGGAAGCAGAAGACTCCGGCAAGGAACCCAAGGCCGAGGCCAATTAAGACTGACG ATGCTGCTGACTCTGTTAAAAGTGAGAAGAGCCAAATACCACCTGGGGGTGCTGAGTCGTCTAGTCAAACAGTTCCTCCAGGAATGGGTCCTGCAGACTTGCAAATGATGAACATGTGGAACTCTTTTATGAAGAAGCACCG AGTTATCACAGGTGGTTGCATCGCATGTGGATGTGAGGCGTTCTCAAAACTACACGGACCCTTCTTGGTCCGAAATCTGGACTTGCTCTG GTGCTGGAAAAAGTATATCTGGACACTGAAGATTTATGGCCGCCTTGACGCCCAAACCTTGAACAACTGTATGGTGCTTTTCGAACAGCTTGCAAATTGA
- the LOC106333455 gene encoding polycomb group protein EMBRYONIC FLOWER 2-like isoform X2, translating to MPVNPLIIRKTSSMIDQMDMEHFRAHMSDEEKIAAEESLKATYCPPVEFYIFFQRRAIKNPLFLQRSLNYKIEAKHQRRIQMTLFLPGSKDAAGVETQELFPLFIMLASLVSSKTTAKSSAIYKFSRTCILTGDDGVSQPQANFLLPRMDRLALDAKSGSLVILFISFAGAQNSQSGIDSSKIHSGNIGGHCLWSKIPLESLYSSWKEYPNMDLGEKATSVSLVEMQPCFLQLMSMSEKFVEIQVPSNPLTSSSPQQVQVTISAQEVGATENPPYRSSFSFNDFPASSVVLPIHRLRKGQVAFNYSYYNNKLQKTEVTGDFTCPFCLVKCASFKGLECHMPSTHDLFNFEFWVNEKYPAVNVSLKSEVTFTETNKGDPNARLEPYPFSRRKQKTPARNPRPRPIKTDDAADSVKSEKSQIPPGGAESSSQTVPPGMGPADLQMMNMWNSFMKKHRVITGGCIACGCEAFSKLHGPFLVRNLDLLWCWKKYIWTLKIYGRLDAQTLNNCMVLFEQLAN from the exons ATGCCAGTCAATCCTCTCATCATTCGTAAAACCTCTTC AATGATAGATCAGATGGACATGGAACACTTCCGTGCGCATATGTCTGACGAGGAGAAGATTGCTGCTGAAGAGAGCCTCAAAGCAACGTATTGCCCGCCTGTAGAGTTCTACATCTTTTTCCAGCGTCGTGCTATTAAGAAT CCCTTGTTTCTTCAGCGAAGTTTGAATTATAAGATTGAAGCCAAACATCAAAGGAG AATACAAATGACTTTGTTCCTTCCGGGCAGTAAAGATGCTGCTGGTGTAGAAACTCAAGAACTCTTTCCTCTTTTTATTATGCTGGCAAGCCTCGTTTCTTCTAAGACTACCGCCAAG TCTTCTGCAATATATAAGTTCAGTCGAACATGTATCCTAACTGGGGATGATGGAGTTAGTCAACCTCAAGCCAATTTTCTTCTCCCTCGAATGGATAGACTCGCGTTGGATGCAAAATCAGGATCACTCGTTATCTTATTTATCAGCTTTG CTGGTGCGCAAAATTCTCAATCTGGCATTGATTCAAGCAAGATCCATTCAG GAAACATAGGTGGACATTGCCTATGGAGCAAAATACCCTTGGAATCTCTCTATTCTTCGTGGAAGGAATATCCAAATATGGACTTGGGAGAGAAAGCAACTTCAGTCTCTCTTGTTGAAATGCAGCCTTGCTTTTTACAG CTAATGTCTATGAGTGAGAAGTTTGTCGAGATTCAGGTTCCCAGCAATCCCCTCACCTCG AGCTCACCGCAGCAAGTCCAAGTCACCATATCTGCACAAGAGGTTGGAGCAACGGAAAATCCTCCTTATCGTTCTTCATTTTCATTTAATGACTTCCCTGCCTCTTCAGTAGTGTTGCCAATTCACAG GTTGAGAAAAGGACAAGTAGCTTTCAATTACAGTTACTATAACAACAAATTACAGAAAACTGAAG TAACTGGAGACTTTACTTGTCCATTCTGCTTAGTAAAATGTGCCAGTTTTAAG GGCCTGGAGTGTCACATGCCATCAACCCATGATCTCTTCAATTTCGAATTTTGG GTAAATGAAAAATATCCGGCTGTAAATGTGTCTCTCAAGAGTGAGGTAACGTTCACCGAG ACTAATAAGGGCGACCCTAACGCAAGGCTGGAACCATACCCTTTCTC CCGTAGGAAGCAGAAGACTCCGGCAAGGAACCCAAGGCCGAGGCCAATTAAGACTGACG ATGCTGCTGACTCTGTTAAAAGTGAGAAGAGCCAAATACCACCTGGGGGTGCTGAGTCGTCTAGTCAAACAGTTCCTCCAGGAATGGGTCCTGCAGACTTGCAAATGATGAACATGTGGAACTCTTTTATGAAGAAGCACCG AGTTATCACAGGTGGTTGCATCGCATGTGGATGTGAGGCGTTCTCAAAACTACACGGACCCTTCTTGGTCCGAAATCTGGACTTGCTCTG GTGCTGGAAAAAGTATATCTGGACACTGAAGATTTATGGCCGCCTTGACGCCCAAACCTTGAACAACTGTATGGTGCTTTTCGAACAGCTTGCAAATTGA